The following proteins are encoded in a genomic region of Nitrospinota bacterium:
- a CDS encoding adenosylhomocysteinase: MSTTAVSEDFKVKDLSLADWGRKEIILAQNEMPGLMALREKYGATKPLKGARIAGSLHMTIQTAVLMETLVDLGAEVRWASCNIFSTQDHAAAAMAKAGIPTFAWKEETEEEYWWCTGQTLLFEDGPNMILDDGGDLTAYVHEKHPELLTSIKGVTEETTTGVHNLYKMIEKGTLKIPAMNVNDSVTKSKFDNLYGCRESLADGIKRATDIMIAGKVVVVAGYGDVGKGCADSMKGLGARVVVTEIDPICALQAAMEGYEVTNMEEAVKEGDIFVTTTGCADIICIEHMEKMKNDAIVCNIGHFDIEIQVDALNKFPGIKKTVIKPQVDKYTFPDGHNIILLAEGRLVNLGCATGHPSFVMSNSFTNQVLAQIELFNKKYEVGVYTLPKILDEEVARLHLEKLGVKLTTLTDKQAEYLNVPVEGPYKPDHYRY; encoded by the coding sequence ATGTCAACAACCGCAGTATCTGAAGATTTCAAAGTTAAAGATCTATCCCTGGCTGATTGGGGACGTAAAGAGATCATCCTTGCCCAGAACGAAATGCCCGGTCTAATGGCCCTGCGTGAAAAGTATGGAGCAACGAAACCTTTGAAAGGAGCAAGAATTGCCGGCTCCTTGCATATGACAATTCAAACTGCGGTTTTGATGGAAACGCTTGTCGACCTGGGTGCTGAGGTTCGGTGGGCCTCCTGCAATATATTTTCGACTCAAGATCATGCCGCTGCCGCCATGGCTAAAGCTGGTATTCCTACATTTGCGTGGAAAGAAGAAACTGAAGAGGAATATTGGTGGTGTACTGGTCAAACTTTGCTGTTTGAAGATGGGCCCAATATGATACTCGATGACGGTGGTGACCTGACAGCCTATGTTCACGAAAAACACCCTGAACTATTGACCAGTATCAAAGGTGTTACAGAAGAAACAACCACCGGTGTCCATAATCTATATAAGATGATCGAAAAAGGGACACTGAAAATTCCCGCGATGAACGTGAATGACTCGGTAACCAAGTCAAAGTTCGACAATCTTTATGGATGCCGTGAATCCCTCGCCGATGGAATTAAAAGGGCTACAGATATCATGATAGCCGGAAAAGTAGTGGTTGTTGCTGGCTATGGCGATGTCGGCAAAGGTTGTGCAGACTCCATGAAAGGACTGGGAGCAAGAGTAGTTGTTACAGAAATAGACCCAATCTGCGCGTTACAGGCGGCAATGGAAGGATATGAAGTCACAAATATGGAAGAAGCTGTAAAAGAAGGTGATATCTTCGTCACGACCACTGGGTGTGCAGACATCATTTGTATAGAACATATGGAAAAAATGAAAAATGATGCCATTGTCTGCAATATCGGTCACTTTGATATTGAAATTCAGGTAGATGCCCTTAACAAGTTTCCTGGAATTAAAAAAACTGTCATTAAACCCCAGGTTGACAAATACACTTTTCCAGATGGACATAACATCATCCTGCTGGCAGAAGGAAGACTGGTAAACCTGGGTTGCGCAACCGGCCACCCATCATTTGTAATGTCCAACTCATTCACCAATCAAGTACTGGCGCAGATCGAATTATTCAATAAAAAGTATGAGGTTGGTGTTTACACCCTTCCAAAAATACTCGATGAAGAAGTAGCACGTCTGCATCTGGAAAAACTCGGTGTAAAACTGACAACACTAACCGATAAACAGGCTGAATACCTGAATGTTCCAGTAGAAGGCCCTTACAAGCCTGATCATTACAGATATTAA
- a CDS encoding 3-oxoacyl-ACP synthase III, whose product MRFQNVQIEGLGYHLPENIVTSDELEKRLAPVYERLKLPQGRLELMSGIQERRFWKKGVFPSEVATIAGEKAILQSGLDKDQIGCLISASVCRDFLEPSTASVIHNNLKLPGESFVFDVSNACLGVLNGMMIVANMIEQNQILAGLVVAGENGGPLVNNTIETLLSRQNITRNNIKSSFASLTIGSAAVGVVLAHSKISLKGHRLVGGVSMAETHFNHLCRGSDDSGAGGEWSPLMETDSENLMLEGCRLAGKTWERTRAELGWNNEEVSRVFCHQVGKGHRKLMYENVGLDPEKDFSTLEFLGNTGSASLPTTLAMGVEKNVLKPGDKAALLGIGSGLNCMMLGVEW is encoded by the coding sequence ATGCGTTTCCAAAATGTTCAAATTGAAGGCTTGGGTTATCATCTTCCTGAAAACATTGTAACCTCAGATGAACTTGAGAAACGACTGGCTCCTGTTTATGAAAGGCTGAAACTTCCTCAAGGTCGCTTGGAGTTGATGAGCGGAATTCAGGAAAGGCGTTTCTGGAAAAAAGGTGTTTTCCCAAGCGAGGTGGCTACCATCGCAGGGGAAAAGGCAATTCTTCAATCGGGTTTGGATAAAGATCAAATTGGTTGTCTGATTTCAGCATCGGTTTGCAGGGATTTTCTTGAACCTTCCACAGCGTCTGTGATTCATAATAATCTGAAACTGCCTGGTGAATCTTTTGTTTTTGATGTATCCAATGCCTGCCTGGGGGTGCTCAACGGTATGATGATTGTTGCCAATATGATTGAACAAAATCAGATATTAGCTGGGCTGGTTGTAGCTGGGGAAAACGGTGGTCCACTCGTCAACAACACCATTGAAACATTGTTGTCCCGACAGAATATTACCAGAAATAATATTAAATCTTCTTTTGCTTCTCTGACAATTGGTTCGGCCGCTGTGGGTGTCGTTTTGGCGCACAGCAAAATTTCCCTGAAGGGACATCGTCTGGTCGGAGGAGTTTCCATGGCCGAAACTCACTTCAACCATTTATGCCGTGGAAGTGACGACAGCGGCGCTGGTGGTGAATGGTCGCCCTTAATGGAAACCGACTCCGAAAACTTGATGTTGGAAGGATGCAGGCTTGCAGGTAAAACCTGGGAGCGTACCCGTGCAGAACTTGGCTGGAATAATGAAGAGGTAAGTCGGGTTTTTTGCCATCAGGTTGGCAAAGGACACCGAAAGCTTATGTATGAAAATGTGGGGTTGGATCCTGAAAAGGATTTCTCAACCCTGGAGTTTCTAGGTAATACAGGCTCTGCTTCACTCCCAACAACATTGGCAATGGGAGTAGAAAAAAATGTGCTCAAGCCTGGCGACAAAGCCGCTTTACTTGGAATTGGAAGTGGACTCAATTGCATGATGCTGGGTGTTGAATGGTGA
- a CDS encoding ATP-binding cassette domain-containing protein — MSLYKRLFRNLKPYLGRLYLAIFFSVVVGVIATSPVPIIQKTFDKIFVEKDYLMLKVIPLALILLYVIKAVLTYAQNLIIFGISWELVVKFREKLFVHIHKLPFVFFEDHETGELMSRINNDVAIMQSTVTRLMKEFLQNGVMLIGLVGWVFYLKWDWAIMALIIFPVTVLPVSKISRKLRSLSRQGQEILGNINSTIIESFSGIKVVRAFGMEPRELEKFQLDNNNYLGVMKKNVKYLEITSPFLEVLGVVSAAFILWYGGSQVLNGDISQGTFLAFIVALFMMYAPIRILFKIYTNVQTALAGAERVFEILDKDEEKLWEGEDDFLSFNDGIEFRDVSFHYPSRSTMVLKGINLSVKKSEVIAIVGMSGAGKTTLVDLLFRFFDATSGSILIDGKRIQEYKLASLRNQLALVTQETFLFNDTIWNNIAFGCEREVSREEILEAAKAAHVDYFASKLDEGYDTFIGERGVKLSGGQRQRIAIARAILRNAPILVLDEATSSLDSESEKLVQDALHNLMEHRTSFVIAHRLSTIKHANRIIVLDKGEIVESGTHESLLASSGLYQKYYEMQFIDLKDKNIDIEEAR; from the coding sequence ATGTCCCTTTATAAGCGTTTATTCCGGAATTTAAAACCCTATTTAGGTCGCTTATATCTTGCTATTTTCTTTTCGGTTGTGGTCGGTGTTATAGCGACTTCTCCTGTCCCGATTATACAAAAAACCTTCGACAAAATATTTGTTGAAAAAGATTATTTAATGTTGAAGGTGATTCCTCTGGCTTTGATCCTTTTGTATGTTATCAAAGCTGTGCTGACCTACGCTCAAAACCTCATCATTTTTGGAATTTCATGGGAACTGGTTGTGAAGTTCCGGGAAAAGCTGTTTGTCCATATTCACAAGCTCCCGTTTGTTTTTTTTGAGGACCATGAAACTGGTGAACTCATGTCCAGAATCAATAATGATGTGGCAATTATGCAGTCCACTGTTACTCGATTGATGAAGGAGTTCTTGCAGAATGGAGTGATGTTGATCGGTTTGGTGGGGTGGGTGTTTTACCTGAAGTGGGACTGGGCGATTATGGCACTTATTATTTTTCCTGTAACGGTTTTGCCGGTTTCTAAAATTTCCCGGAAACTGAGGAGCCTCTCGCGTCAGGGGCAGGAAATACTGGGTAATATCAACTCTACAATTATTGAGTCTTTTTCAGGTATTAAAGTTGTCAGGGCCTTTGGTATGGAGCCTCGTGAATTAGAAAAATTCCAGTTGGACAATAATAATTATCTGGGAGTGATGAAAAAGAATGTGAAGTATTTAGAAATCACTTCGCCATTTCTAGAGGTACTGGGTGTTGTCAGTGCTGCTTTTATTTTGTGGTATGGGGGAAGTCAGGTGTTGAATGGTGATATCAGCCAGGGAACATTTCTGGCTTTTATTGTCGCGCTATTTATGATGTATGCTCCCATTCGAATTTTGTTTAAAATTTATACTAATGTTCAGACAGCTTTGGCAGGCGCAGAAAGAGTTTTTGAAATTCTTGATAAGGATGAAGAAAAACTTTGGGAGGGTGAAGATGACTTCCTTTCTTTCAATGATGGTATTGAATTCAGGGATGTTTCATTTCATTACCCGTCAAGGAGTACAATGGTTTTGAAGGGCATAAACCTTTCTGTTAAAAAATCTGAAGTCATTGCAATTGTAGGAATGAGTGGAGCTGGCAAGACAACATTGGTGGATCTGTTATTCAGGTTTTTTGATGCGACCTCCGGATCCATCTTAATTGATGGTAAGAGGATCCAGGAATATAAGCTGGCTTCTTTGCGGAATCAACTAGCCCTGGTGACTCAGGAAACGTTTTTATTTAACGATACGATCTGGAACAACATTGCTTTTGGTTGTGAGAGAGAGGTTTCTCGTGAAGAAATTCTTGAGGCAGCCAAAGCCGCTCATGTGGATTATTTTGCATCAAAATTGGATGAGGGATATGACACCTTCATCGGAGAGCGGGGAGTCAAACTTTCAGGAGGACAACGTCAGAGAATAGCGATCGCCAGAGCTATTTTAAGAAATGCTCCTATTCTTGTGCTGGATGAAGCGACATCTTCACTGGACTCTGAATCAGAAAAGCTGGTGCAGGATGCCTTGCACAATCTTATGGAGCATAGAACATCTTTTGTAATCGCCCATCGCTTATCTACCATCAAGCATGCAAACCGGATCATTGTTCTGGATAAGGGGGAAATTGTTGAATCGGGAACGCATGAATCCCTCCTTGCAAGTAGTGGGTTGTATCAGAAGTATTATGAAATGCAGTTCATCGATCTTAAAGATAAAAACATAGATATTGAAGAAGCCAGGTAA
- a CDS encoding alpha/beta fold hydrolase, whose translation MVTNLYPFSSHFLQFEKLRYHYLDEGSGDDPVLMLHGNPTWSFYYRNLILGLKDSYRCVVPDHMGMGKSDKPQSYPYTLSRHIDNLEKLVEHLRLENITLVIHDWGGAIGMGFAVRHPEKIKRLVIFNTAAFIPRDVPLPLSLSLCRLPIFGALAIRGFNAFARGAVRWACIKRDRMTKQVREGYLEPYDSFANRVANLRFVQDIPVGPDSQSYQVIQEIEDNLKLFREHPVQIIWGAHDFVFTDYFLKRWQEIYPQAEVNRFEDAGHYVVEDAHERILPMMLEFFKK comes from the coding sequence ATGGTGACAAACCTTTACCCCTTTTCATCCCATTTCCTGCAATTTGAAAAGTTACGCTACCATTATCTGGACGAAGGCTCCGGGGATGATCCTGTCCTCATGTTGCATGGAAATCCTACCTGGTCTTTTTATTATAGAAATCTGATTTTAGGGCTTAAGGATTCTTATCGTTGTGTGGTGCCTGACCACATGGGGATGGGAAAGTCGGATAAACCACAGAGTTACCCTTATACACTTTCCCGACACATTGATAATCTTGAGAAACTGGTTGAACACTTACGGCTGGAAAATATCACTCTTGTCATTCACGATTGGGGTGGAGCGATCGGAATGGGTTTTGCTGTCAGGCACCCGGAAAAGATCAAGCGTTTGGTGATTTTTAATACTGCTGCATTTATACCTCGTGATGTACCGCTTCCCCTGAGTCTCAGCCTGTGTCGACTGCCAATATTCGGCGCTCTAGCTATACGTGGATTCAACGCCTTTGCGAGAGGTGCCGTTCGTTGGGCCTGCATAAAACGAGATAGGATGACAAAACAAGTTCGGGAAGGTTATCTGGAGCCTTATGACAGCTTTGCAAACAGGGTGGCTAATTTGCGCTTTGTACAGGATATACCGGTGGGTCCGGATTCACAGAGCTATCAGGTGATCCAGGAGATTGAAGATAACCTGAAATTGTTTCGAGAACATCCTGTGCAAATTATCTGGGGAGCGCATGACTTTGTTTTTACAGATTATTTTTTAAAACGCTGGCAGGAGATTTACCCCCAGGCGGAAGTAAACCGCTTTGAAGATGCTGGGCATTATGTTGTCGAAGATGCGCATGAGCGAATCCTCCCGATGATGTTAGAATTCTTTAAAAAATAA